CCAGCTTCACAATCAATAATAATAAACTATACTATTTAGATGGTGATAATGGCAAACTCAAAACAGGTTATTTTGCATTGATTGATGATAGACCAAGCTATCATCACTATCATATTCTTGTTTATGCAGACCAATCTGGTGAAATTCTTAAAATGAAACGATTGCCAACAGGAATTTCAGATTATCTTAATAAAGAAATTGACGGTTTCTACGGTCAAACTGTTAAAATCGATAGTAAGACAGGAAATGTTTCTGTTGTGAAATAAACTATCTGACAGAGTAAAACGAAAAAAGCGAACAGCTTTGTATACTAGGAAGTCATGTTCGCTTTTATTCATAAAGTAATAGTTACTGTTTGGTCTTTGTTTCAAAAAAATCTGCTTGATAATAATCACTAACTTCTCTTTTCATTTCTTCTAGTAATCGACTTTCATCTGTTGATTCGAGTAAGGATAATCCTTTATTAATCATAGTATGATCTTCATTAACAATTCCCAGACGTACTTGAGCTACACCTAATAAATCGTATCGTTTCAATATTTTTGCTAAATCAAGACATTCTTGAATTAAGCATAGACAGTCATCTTTCTTCCCTGCTTCAAGGTACATTCGTGTCATATTGGCTAGAATGGAGTAATGAATACTTTGAATTGGACGATAATCTGTGTATTTATTTAGAGATTTTACAAGCCTCTTACGTAGCATTTCTAGTGAATCAATAGGGAAATGGAAAATGATCATCACTAGCAATCGTAAATCTGAGAGGAACCACTGATCTCTTTTTTCCAATTCTTTCCATAACTCCTCAGCCAAGGCTTGAGCTTTATCGGAAAACTGATTTTCAATCACTTCTATAAAAATGGTTAGTTCTTTCACAGCATGTTCTATTGGGATATCATTCTGCACTTCATCTAGATAAATTTGACATTTTGATAGCAGTGTCTTCATTTCTTCTAGATTAGGTGAAGAAATGACTTGATAATATTCTGAAAATAATTTCTTACGAGAATCCATTTGGTAATGTTGACAAATATAATGAAATTCATCGAAACTCATATCAATTTGCCTCAAAAGTAACTCCATAGTATCATACCTAGGAGTAGAATGATTATTTTCAAACTTAGATAAGTTAGAATGAGTAATGTAGTCACCACAGACCTCATTTTGTGTAATCCCTTTTGACTTACGAATGTATT
This portion of the Streptococcus mitis B6 genome encodes:
- a CDS encoding helix-turn-helix domain-containing protein; this translates as MRWDIGSVYKYIRKSKGITQNEVCGDYITHSNLSKFENNHSTPRYDTMELLLRQIDMSFDEFHYICQHYQMDSRKKLFSEYYQVISSPNLEEMKTLLSKCQIYLDEVQNDIPIEHAVKELTIFIEVIENQFSDKAQALAEELWKELEKRDQWFLSDLRLLVMIIFHFPIDSLEMLRKRLVKSLNKYTDYRPIQSIHYSILANMTRMYLEAGKKDDCLCLIQECLDLAKILKRYDLLGVAQVRLGIVNEDHTMINKGLSLLESTDESRLLEEMKREVSDYYQADFFETKTKQ